Proteins encoded within one genomic window of Sulfurovum sp. XGS-02:
- a CDS encoding helix-turn-helix transcriptional regulator, whose protein sequence is MLNMEDKIKIFKALGNETRFKIFKNIFTGGYACSIDDSQPKDDMIAQATCVTSIAEQFDFALPTISRHLKELKDAQIITMTKSKNKIYIEPNIETMKGIASCFKTLVEDYEKGVVFQFDNTK, encoded by the coding sequence ATGTTGAATATGGAAGATAAGATCAAGATTTTCAAAGCACTGGGGAACGAGACAAGATTCAAAATATTTAAAAACATTTTTACGGGTGGCTATGCCTGTTCTATTGATGATAGCCAACCCAAAGATGATATGATCGCTCAAGCTACATGTGTTACAAGTATTGCCGAACAATTTGATTTTGCACTGCCTACGATATCTCGTCATCTTAAAGAGCTGAAAGATGCACAGATCATCACTATGACAAAGAGCAAAAATAAAATTTATATTGAGCCTAATATAGAAACAATGAAGGGAATAGCTTCATGTTTTAAAACGCTCGTTGAGGATTATGAAAAAGGCGTAGTATTCCAATTTGATAATACTAAATGA